One segment of Pirellulales bacterium DNA contains the following:
- a CDS encoding TadE family protein produces the protein MVRQRAARARRGAAVVELAFCLPILLTVVFAILEFSRNLQLQQTLREAAFEAARAGIALDASASDVTATATSITNIAAIKSPTITVAPNPLTYSSPTISVTVSTTPAANGWFLKFFNSSSVISTTVTLNREVQSVSVPGSGS, from the coding sequence ATGGTCCGCCAACGGGCCGCTCGCGCTCGCCGTGGCGCGGCGGTGGTCGAATTGGCCTTTTGTCTTCCGATTCTGCTGACGGTCGTGTTCGCGATTCTGGAGTTTTCGCGCAACTTGCAATTGCAGCAGACCCTCCGCGAGGCGGCGTTTGAGGCCGCCCGTGCGGGAATTGCGCTCGACGCCTCGGCGTCGGACGTGACCGCCACCGCGACGAGCATCACCAATATCGCGGCGATCAAAAGTCCGACGATTACGGTCGCTCCCAATCCGCTGACGTACAGCAGCCCCACGATCAGCGTCACGGTATCGACCACACCAGCGGCCAACGGCTGGTTTCTCAAGTTTTTCAACTCCAGCAGCGTGATCTCGACGACGGTCACGCTGAATCGCGAAGTGCAATCGGTCTCGGTGCCCGGCTCAGGGAGTTGA